One region of Brassica napus cultivar Da-Ae chromosome A10, Da-Ae, whole genome shotgun sequence genomic DNA includes:
- the LOC111201372 gene encoding uncharacterized protein LOC111201372, translated as MAPLPFLPAQTKSQTRLSSDSKKKNGNKKTSTQPPQTQTLKQTQKLKQKTVSSSSSSSWSQIKNLLSCKQIEGPRVHDPSKITLSSCGSSLCKFSDVIYGNARVIHRSDHSPESSNLGQDGGLLIRKPASRGSSSTVRSNGCGAYTSSSKAMHFRKLSGCYECHMIVDPSRYPISPRIFACPQCGEVFPKLETLEIHQAVRHAVSELGQEDSGRNIVDIIFKSSWLRKDGPLYKIERILKVHNTQRTIQRFEDCRDAVKSHAHASTRKEPRSAADGNELLRFHCTTVSCSLGSRGSTSLCSNIPGCRVCTIIRHGFHAKTLRLGSGSNEIKGVRTTASSGRAHDALRCFDQRRAMLVCRVIAGRVRRGQSDAPEDENDSCSYDSVAGAAGIYTNVDDLAVLNPKAILPCFVVIYKVSEP; from the exons ATGGCCCCTCTTCCTTTCTTGCCGGCCCAAACCAAGTCGCAAACGCGTTTATCTTCAGActcaaagaagaagaacggaAACAAGAAAACGTCTACCCAGCCTCCTCAGACGCAAACCCTAAAGCAAACACAAAAGCTGAAGCAGAAGACGGTatcatcatcgtcatcgtcTTCATGGAGCCAGATAAAGAACCTCCTAAGTTGCAAACAAATCGAAGGTCCACGAGTGCATGACCCATCAAAGATTACGTTATCATCTTGTGGCTCTTCTTTGTGTAAGTTCAGTGATGTTATTTATGGGAATGCCCGCGTGATTCACCGCTCAGATCACTCGCCGGAAAGTAGCAACCTTGGTCAAGATGGTGGGTTGTTGATCCGAAAACCGGCCAGTCGTGGATCTTCTTCTACAGTTAGATCTAACGGATGTGGTGCTTACACATCATCATCCAAAGCTATGCACTTCAGAAAACTCTCAGGTTGCTATGAGTGTCACATGATTGTTGATCCCAGCAG GTATCCAATATCACCAAGAATATTTGCATGTCCACAGTGTGGGGAAGTTTTTCCTAAGCTTGAAACCTTGGAGATTCATCAAGCAGTTCGTCATGCCG TGTCGGAGTTAGGgcaagaggattcaggaagaAACATAGTGGACATCATCTTCAAATCTAGCTGGTTACGAAAGGACGGTCCACTCTACAAGATCGAACGTATATTAAAAGTCCACAACACTCAGCGCACGATCCAACGGTTTGAAGACTGTCGCGACGCAGTCAAGTCCCATGCACATGCCTCCACCAGAAAAGAGCCTCGATCAGCCGCCGACGGCAACGAGCTCCTCCGTTTCCACTGCACCACCGTTTCTTGCTCCCTCGGCTCCCGTGGTTCGACCTCCCTCTGCTCCAACATCCCTGGCTGCCGCGTCTGCACCATTATCCGCCACGGCTTCCACGCCAAAACGCTGCGTTTAGGTAGTGGGTCCAATGAGATTAAGGGTGTGAGGACCACGGCGAGCAGCGGAAGAGCACATGATGCATTGAGGTGCTTTGACCAGCGGAGGGCCATGCTTGTCTGCCGTGTGATTGCCGGAAGAGTGAGGCGGGGGCAGAGCGACGCACCTGAAGATGAAAATGATTCTTGCTCGTATGATTCTGTTGCGGGTGCTGCTGGGATCTACACAAACGTAGACGACTTGGCTGTGTTAAATCCCAAAGCCATACTTCCTTGCTTTGTAGTAATCTACAAAGTTTCTGAGCCTTAA